The following DNA comes from Streptomyces sp. NBC_00690.
AAGGCGGACGCAGCCTCTTCGCACAGCCGCAGCGCCCCGCCCCAGTCCCCGCCTGCCCTCTCGATGGCGATGCGTGCCGCGGCCAGATCGCCGCGGGTGCCGCCGAGGTGGAGATTGGTCATGGGGGAGCGACTGGTCCGTACGACCGCGTGCGTGGCGCGGCCGGCGGTGACGACGACCCGCAGATCTGCGGTCCGCCCGTCCTGGGATGCCTTGGGGACCCAACGCTCGATGTGCAGACCGTCCGGAGCCAAGGTGTCGACCAGCGCCGCCACTTCCCCTTCCGTACGGTAGCGGCGCACCCTCAGCGAGTTGTACAGCCGACCCAGGTCGTCGCGTTCGACCGAGGTGGTCGCCTGGACCCGACCGCCGCTCGCGGTCTCCACGGCGAGTACGCCGGACGCCGATGAACCATGGGCGAGTTTGATGAAGATCCGGCGCAGGCCGGTGCTCTGCTGGAGGGCCCTGACGTCCGCCCAGCCATGGACGGGGGGTACATCGCCACCGGAGGTCGGCGAATCGGGCACGGCGAGTCCTGCGGTCGAGAGCACCCCGTGGCAGAGTCGTTTGTCGAACAGGACCGTCAGATCGGCAGGATCGTCGAGCAAGGTGGCACCCGCCGCGCTCGCGATGGCGGAGACCTCGTGGACCGCTGCCGTGAAGCGTTGGTACCAACGGGCGGTGCCCTCCACCCGGGTCGGATCGTCGACGCCCCGTAGGGCCTTCTCCACCTCGGCGTCTTCGCCCGGCGAATCCAACCGCACCCACTCGTCGGCATGGAACCGAGCCCGCCCGCGCAGCACATCGATCCACGGGACCACCCGTACCTCGGGCAGCCGGGCACGCCGTGCGGCCTCCCGGAAGAGGACGACACGTCGGTTGGTCGGATTGCCGACGACCACCAGCTGGGGCGCGGCCGGCGGGCGGGACTCGGCCATGGTCACTCCGCCACGGAGGTGTAGCGGTGGGTGTCGTCCTCGTCCTCGTCGGTCTCACCCAACTCGGCTTCGGACAGGTTGATCGACACGTCCGTCCCCGCGAAGGTGGCCTCCAGACGCTCCACCATGGGAGCGCTGAGGAAGTGATGGTGGAGATCGAGGCGGCGAAGGTGTGTCAACGGCTGGCCGTTCAGCAGTGCTTCCGCCCCCTCGTCGCCGAGGGTTCCCATGGACAGATCCAGCGTGTGCAGGCGGGCCACTACGGGAGCTCCTGCGAACGCCGTCGCGATCTGGTCCTGGATGTCGCTGTTGCGGAGCGCCAGATAGCCCAGGTTGGGCAGGCGGGAGCCGGCGAAGAAGGGTTCCAGGTCCGCGACCGCGGTGTCCGCCCCGTACCAGGACGATCCGAGCCAGATGTCGAGGCTTTCCAGCGCGGGGAGGTCGCTGTCCGCGATGCCGCGGACGACAGCGACCGGCAGTCCACCGGACTCCACCACGAGCGATTGCAGCTTGGCATGACGGATCTTCGAGAACTGCAGGCCGCTGCCGCCGCGCACACCGAATTCGACCAACTCGGGAAACGCCTCGGGCAGGGAGGCGACCTCGCCCTGATGGATCCAGGAGATCTCGCACTCGTCGTACGTGATGTCTCCGAGAAACAGTGCCCGCAGGGCGGGGAAGTCGTCCGCGGATTCCGTCAGGGTGGAGATGATCTTCTCTGGGCCGCGGTCGTACGCCTCGTTCCACAGGCCGACGACCAGGGCCCGCACCTCCGTGGTGTCCACCGCAGCCACGAAGCGGGCGAAGGCGTCCTCCCACTCCTCCCCGTCGTATTCCGCGGAGACTCGCCAGGCCACGGACGCCACGGACGGCAGCTCGGTCTTCGCCTGGGCCGAGGCCGTGGGGAAGTCGAACACGGGCAACCCGTGCAGCTCGTGCAGATGGCTGGAAATGGTCATGACGGGCTCCAGATGGGGCGACATTGATCGGCCAGTTCCGAGCAGTTGTACCAAGTCCCACTGACAACGCGACGCGCAGGGCCGTTCCCGCTCGCCGCGTCGGTGCGTTGTCAGACCCTGCGGTTAGCGTCGATTCCAGCTTCGGCGCACCGGGCGCCGGGAGTTGAGGGGAGAGCCATGTACCGGCAGGGAGACGTGCTGATCGTGCCCGTCGCGGAGGAAGCCGTGCCATCACACATCGCACAGGCCCGATCGCAGTCGCGGGACGGAGTGGGTCGATTGGTGCTCGCCCTGGGCGAAGTCACCGGTCATGCGCATGCGGTGATGGGGCCGGGACGGTTGGTCCTGGAACCCGGCCCCTTCGGTCCGATGGTCCTCCACCTCCCCGAGGGCGGCCGGGTCGTGCATGAGGAACACGCGGCGATCACCCTCCCCAAGGGTTGGTACCGAGTGGTGCGCCAGCGCGAGTACCTGCCGGGAGCGGTGCGCATCGTCGCCGACTGACACCACAACGCTCCACCGCACTGCTCCACATCACATCGCTCGACATCACAGTGAAGAACGGCACGCAGAACAGGACGGCACCGGGTGAGAGCCGGTCGAACGGGGACGGGGATTCCTATGCAACACGTTCAGCCCACGCAGCAGATCCAGCACATGCAGTCCAGCCAAGGCATCCACAGTACGGACAGGTGGCGGGCCGTTGCCGCGGCGACGGGACCGGCGGACCGGACAGCCGCCGAGGACGGCGTACGGCTGGCCTACCGGACCGCGGGGCTGGCTGAGCCCGAGCGCATCGTCTGGGTCGAATCGCCGCGGGCGGGCGTCGAGGCGGTTCGGGCCCTCAGTGGCGCCGGACCCTCGGTCCGGGAGCAGGTGCGCACCCGCCCTTGGGCGGAGGAGCGCCGTCGGGTGCACGACGAGTTGGGTCCGGCGGGTTGGACAGAGTTGTGGGGGTCCACCGGTGCCCGGTTGTGGGACACCACACGAGCACTCGCCGACCGCATCCGGGCCGGCGTCGTCGACGAACTGACCGGTCGCTCCACTGCCCGGGTGTCGACAGACGGTGCGGGGCCACTGCCTGGGGCCGTCGACGACAACACCGCGGAAGAGCGGCCTACTCTGCACTCGATCCGAGATGTGCTGTTGGACGCCGTCCTCGGCCAGCACGATGCCGCCTGGCTGGCCGCCTTCGACGGCCGGAGCGAGCGTCTGGACGGTCTCGCGAGCGTCGCCGCCCACGCCGGCTGGTGGTGGCCCTACGAAAAGGTCGTGGTGATGTGCGAGCGTCCGACCGTACTGCACCGCGATGAAGCCGGCCGGCTCGACAGCGGTGAGGGTCCCGCGCTCGCCTTCCCCGACGGCTTCAGCCTCTACGCCTGGCGTGGCATGCCGGTGCCCGCGGCCTTCCTCGGCGAACTGTCCTCCATCGATGCCCCACGCATACGCAACGAAGAGAACGCCGAACTGCGTCGGGTGATGCTGGAGCACTACGGCTATGACCGCTATCTCGCCGAGTCGGGCGCGAAGCCCGTACACAAGGACGAGTCGGGCATCCTCTGGCGGATCGAGTTGGCCGATGACGAGGATGTGGTGATGGTCGAGGTCGTCAACTCCACGGCTGAGCCCGACGGCACGTTCCGTACCTACTGGCTTCGGGTGCCGCCCACCACGAGGACCGCCAGGGAGGGTGTTGCCTGGACCTTCGGGCTTCAGGAGCAGGCGTACGAGCCGCTGCGACAGACCTGACCCACAGTGGGGACGGCACAGGGGTCCGCAGTCTTGCTCCCCCGGGCGCCGGTGGGCTTCCCGGTACCGCACCTCGTGGGTCCGGGCTCGGTGGCGGAGACCCTGGAGGGTGCGCGCGACTGGTCGACGCCTTCGAGACCCGCGGTCTGGCCACCGGCGTCGGCACGTGCCGTGCCCTGCCGTGATCGTGGGTCGCGGCCGGATGAGGGAGCAAGCTGGGCGGGCCACCGGGCGCCCCGGGCCTTGGGCGGCCCGAGGGTCCACGGGGGTACAGGACGGCCGATGGTCGTTGGTGGGAAGGGCAGCCGTCGGGCCGCGTCCGGTCCGTCAGACCCGGACCGACAACAACTCCTCCTGGCTGATCAACGCGGTGCTGCCCTCGCCGGTACAGGCATGAGCCCCCGCCCGCGCGCCCAACCGGGCGCTCGTCTCCAGGTCCTGGCCGGCCAGCAGACCGTAGAGGAACCCACAGACATAGGCGTCGCCCGCCCCGCTGGAATCCACCACCGGAGCGGGTGGAATCGCGGCGGGGATGGGTCGGGGAGTGCTGCTTCCCTCCCGCAGGAGGAGGTAGGAGCCACCCGCTCCGGCGGTGGCGATCACGGCCTGCGCGCGCCCGCTGCGCAGGATGTCCCGCATCACGGAGGCTATGCGCTCGCCGGCCCCCGCGGAGCTGAGGAAGACCAGGTCCGACCGGAGCGCGAACTCCCGTTGGCGTTCGTCGACGCCGTCCCAGTCCTGGAGGTCGGTGGAGACGGAGAGACCCATGGCCGCGATGTCGTCGAAGAGGTGCCGGGCGAAGTCCACGGCAGACAGATGGACATGGCGTGCGCGCTGGAGATAGGGGAGGTAGAAGTCGCGCGGCATCCGCAGGTCTTCGGGGTCGCGGCCGTCGTGGAACGACACCTTGCGCCCCGAGGGGTCGACCAGACTGACGGCGCGCCGGGTACCGGTGGGGGACAGGAGGGGGTCGAACGCCACACCGGCCGCGATGAGTCGTTCATGGACCTGGCGTCCGGCCCAGTCGTCACCGAGGAAGTCGAGGAACGCAACGTTCATCCCGAGTGCTCGGCACCCCAACGCCACGTTCCCCCCGGTGTGCCCGGGCCATTCATGGATCGGCGCGACGCCATGGGTGTCCACGAGGGGTACGGGCAGTGAGCCGACCCGGACGACGGTGGCCACGCCGCTGCCTCCGATGACGAGCACATCGTGAGGGTGGTGCGGGGAGGCAGGATGGCTTTGCTGCTCAGACAGGTGCGACACAGTCGCACAGTAGCCGTTGTGCTGCCGCCCGGGGTCGGTGTCCGAAATGGTGGGGGTTGGCGATCTGCCTGACGTTCGGCCACACGTGCCCCGGCCCCGCGAGCGGCTGATTGCCGTTCACCGGCAGGGAATCCCGGCCCATGGGGAACAGGTGGGGACACGGCTGCGCATGAGGGCGGCAGGTTCGCTGAACCTTTGACCGGACCACATGGCACGACCGTCAGCAGAGCTCAACGTTCCATTGCCGGAGGCACACTCCGGGGTCAGCGAACGGCCGCCGCGAGTTCCTCGCGGTTCAGGCCCAGTTCACGTGCCAGGGCGTCATCGGTCCACTCCAGCATGGCGGCACGGGAGAGGGAACCGGCGTACGAGGTCATCTGGACGGCGAGTCCGTCGAGGAACGCCGTGAGTCGCCAGGCCGCCTCAGCCGGGTCGGGACAGGGGAATTCGCCCGCCTCGGCCCCCTCTGCGATGACTTCCGTCAGTGCTGCCTTCCACTGTTGATCCAGGTCACGGGCGACCTCCCGGAGTGCGGGCTCACGCAACGAGACCGCCCAGCCCTCGATCCACAGCCGCCAACCCTTGGCCGGGCCGGTCGGTGCGTACCACCGGACCGCCGTCCTCAACCTGCGCAGTGCCGAGGTGCGCCGGCTGAGCAGTTTCCGCAGATGGGCGAGATCACCGTCGGCGGCGTGGGTGAAGGCGGCGGCCACCAGTTGCTCCTTGCTGGAGAAGTGGTAGAGCACCAGCGCATTGCTGACGCCGAGCGCTGCGGCGACATCGGCGATCCGCAACGCGGCCACTCCGCGCAGTTGGATCTGCTCAACGGCCGCGCCGAGGATTTCCTCGCGTCGCTCCGCCACGCTCAATCGGACTCTGGCCACGGGGCAACCCTACACAGTTGATCTTGACCTGGAAAATTGCCATGCCCACATCATGTTCGGGGCTGGTGGGGCGCTTGCAGCGGGTGTTCGTCCTCCCGTACCGACCGGTTCGACGGGATGGCGACGCCCTCTCGCTCCGGGGTCGATCCGGCCGAGGGCGCCGGTGGATGCCAGCCCGCATCGACGGTGGTCGTCTGCGGGCGGCCGGTTGTGTGGGGACCGGCCCGGCCCCGGGCCGTACGCACGGCCGTCTTCGAGTTCAACGCCGCCCGCACTCGGTCGTGCGCGTCGATGTCACACCTCCCGACCCCGGTTGGACGAAGGCCCCGATGCCGTCGGCCAGTTGCCGACTACACCCCGGCAGGCAATGCAGACGCGTCGGTTCAACCGTAGCGCCGGGCGATGGTCGGCAGGCGATCGGCCGCCAGCGCGTGGGCGGCGGCCCGGGGTGTGGTGCCGTCGGTCTGCGCGCGTTCGAGCACCTCGCTCACCAGGGCCCTCATCGACCGTCGGACATGGGAGAAGGCTTGGTCGGCGTCGGCCTCGATGTCGCCGAAGAGTGTCCACCACCACCATGCATTCGTGGCGGAGTTGACCACCACGTCCGGCAGCACGGTCACCCCACGGCGCGTCAGCAACTCCTCCGCCGCCGCGACCACCGGCATGTTCGCCGCCTCGACGATCCAGCGGGCCGTGATCCCCGCCTGATTGCCCGTGTCGATGGCGTAGGAGATCGCTGCCGGCACCAGGACGTCCGCGTCCACCGACAGCCAGGCGTCGCCGGGAAGTTCCCGGTCCTCGGCGCGGAGCACCGAGCGGTCGACCGTGCCGTGGGCGTCCCGGGCCGACAGCAGCGACTCGACCGGCAGGCCGTCCGGGTTGGCGATGGTCCCTTTGATGTCGGCCACGGCGACGATCTTCAGCCCCGCCCGGTCGAGGAAACGGGCCGTCGCCCCGCCCATCGTGCCCAGCCCCTGCAGGCACACCCGCGTGCCCGCGTACGGGACGTTGGCACGGTCGAGGGCGGTCAGCACCGACTCGGCGACCCCGCAGCCGCCGACCAACTCGTCCAGACCGATGCCGTCGACCTCGATGCCGAAGGCGTCCCGGAGCCGTTGCCGCGCCGATTCCTCGTCATCGAGCAACCGGTACACCGCCTGGACCGAGGAGACCAGCCCCGCCTCCTCGGCAGCGCGGTCCACCGTGTCCTGGGTCAGACCCAGGTCCTCGCCGGTCGTCCAGAAGGACTCGATGTACGGACGGGTCGCCTCCAGGTAGCGGACCAGCACCCCGTACGCCTCGGGGTCCCGGGGGTCACAGTCGATGCCGCCCTTGGCACCGCCCAGCGGTACGTACCTGCCGTCCGGGTTGTAGTGCAACGCCTCCTTCAGCGTCATCCCGCGGGCCAGTTCCGCCACCTCGTCCAAGGTGCAGCCGGGCCGCATCCGCAGACCTCCGCTGGAGACCCCGCGCACCAGCCGGTCGACGACGAGGAACCCCCGGCGCCCAGTGACCGGATCCGTCCAGGTGAGTGAGAGCAGAGGGGCGGCCATCGGGAACCTCCTCAAGACGGTGATCAAGGGTGAGGCAGGCACACGACCAGGATCATCTACTGAATGGCCAGTCAGTATCGAGACTGTTTGACCAGCTTGTCAACGTGAACCAGCGACGGCTGCCTCAGTGGGAAATGGCTCCCCCGTACTCATACGGCCGACAGATCCGGGATCCCACCCCGGTCCGAGAAAGCTGCGCATATGACTGCGCCACCGAACTCGAACGGCCGGAAAGAGACCCTGCCCACGGCCGAGGGTGCGCAATGCTCAGGATGGGACCCAAAACACGGGAACGCGGGAGGCGCCCCAGGAACACCAACCGCACGGCGTGCGTTCCCCTGTGCGTGACCCTGACGTCAGCCCACCGCCCACAGCGCGAGCCCGAGCCCGTCGACACCGACTCCTTTCACCGCCGATGCCGGTGACGCCGATGTTCCAACCGGCCGATCACCACCCCGCACCGCCGCACACCGCGCACATAATGAGAAGACCCCAACACCTGGAGGCGCCGTGACCGGAGCCGGTTCCCCTCACTCGCTGAGAGCACGGCTGCGCACACTGCGCCCCGCCGCATTCGGCGCGGACCCGGCGGGAGCGAGGCTGGAGCGCATCCGCAGCTCACCGCAGTACGCCAACGGCGTGTTCCTCAATCCCGTGGGCGCCCGCACGAGGCCATCCGGGGCCTCGATGGTCGAGTTCGCCAAGATCTACTTCCAGAAGGAGGCGCGGGTCCGACGGGCACCGACGGCTCGCATCCCGCTCCATCCCACCACGCTGGCTGATCTGGCCCGTCCCCCCGCCTCCGGACTGCGGATCACCTGGATGGGCCATTCCACCGTCCTCGCCGAGATCGATGGACGACGGGTGCTGTTCGATCCGGTCTGGGGTGAGCGCTGCTCCCCCTTCTCCTTCGCCGGACCGAAGCGGCTCCACCCGGTCCCCGCCCCCCTTGCCGCACTGGGGCCGGTCGATGTCGTCGTGATCTCCCACGACCACTACGACCACCTGGACATGCCCACCATCAAAGCGCTCGCCAACACCGAGACGGTGTTCGCGGTCCCGTTGGGCGTCGGGGCCCATCTGGAACGCTGGGGGGTGGCGGCGAACCGGCTGCGCGAGTTGGACTGGAACGAGAGCGCGGAGGTGGCCGGCCTCCTTCTCACCGCGACGCCCGCGCGCCACTTCTGCGGGCGGGGACTGCGCAACCAGCAGCACACGCTCTGGGCGTCCTGGGCGGTCGCCGGCCCCGAACACCGGGTCTACCACAGCGGCGACACCGGGTACTTCCCGGGATTCAAGGACATCGGTGCCGCGCACGGCCCCTTCGACGTCACCATGATCCAGATCGGCGCGTACTCCGAGTACTGGCCCGACATCCATATGACACCGGTCGAGGGCATGCAGGCCCATCTCGACCTCCAGGGTGATCGCCCCTTCGGGATGATGTTGCCGATCCACTGGGGGACGTTCAATCTGGCGCCCCACGCCTGGGCCGATCCCGGTGAAGGCACGCTCGCCGCCGCCGCCGAGGCCGGTGCGCACCTCGCGCTGCCCCGCCCCGGTGAGCCCTTCGAGCCGGCCTCGGCTTCCTTCTCTGCCGAGCCGTGGTGGCGCGCCGTGGCCTCAGTGCC
Coding sequences within:
- a CDS encoding DUF6745 domain-containing protein, with translation MHSTDRWRAVAAATGPADRTAAEDGVRLAYRTAGLAEPERIVWVESPRAGVEAVRALSGAGPSVREQVRTRPWAEERRRVHDELGPAGWTELWGSTGARLWDTTRALADRIRAGVVDELTGRSTARVSTDGAGPLPGAVDDNTAEERPTLHSIRDVLLDAVLGQHDAAWLAAFDGRSERLDGLASVAAHAGWWWPYEKVVVMCERPTVLHRDEAGRLDSGEGPALAFPDGFSLYAWRGMPVPAAFLGELSSIDAPRIRNEENAELRRVMLEHYGYDRYLAESGAKPVHKDESGILWRIELADDEDVVMVEVVNSTAEPDGTFRTYWLRVPPTTRTAREGVAWTFGLQEQAYEPLRQT
- a CDS encoding carbohydrate kinase family protein, with amino-acid sequence MSHLSEQQSHPASPHHPHDVLVIGGSGVATVVRVGSLPVPLVDTHGVAPIHEWPGHTGGNVALGCRALGMNVAFLDFLGDDWAGRQVHERLIAAGVAFDPLLSPTGTRRAVSLVDPSGRKVSFHDGRDPEDLRMPRDFYLPYLQRARHVHLSAVDFARHLFDDIAAMGLSVSTDLQDWDGVDERQREFALRSDLVFLSSAGAGERIASVMRDILRSGRAQAVIATAGAGGSYLLLREGSSTPRPIPAAIPPAPVVDSSGAGDAYVCGFLYGLLAGQDLETSARLGARAGAHACTGEGSTALISQEELLSVRV
- a CDS encoding TetR/AcrR family transcriptional regulator, which gives rise to MARVRLSVAERREEILGAAVEQIQLRGVAALRIADVAAALGVSNALVLYHFSSKEQLVAAAFTHAADGDLAHLRKLLSRRTSALRRLRTAVRWYAPTGPAKGWRLWIEGWAVSLREPALREVARDLDQQWKAALTEVIAEGAEAGEFPCPDPAEAAWRLTAFLDGLAVQMTSYAGSLSRAAMLEWTDDALARELGLNREELAAAVR
- a CDS encoding STM4014 family protein, whose amino-acid sequence is MAESRPPAAPQLVVVGNPTNRRVVLFREAARRARLPEVRVVPWIDVLRGRARFHADEWVRLDSPGEDAEVEKALRGVDDPTRVEGTARWYQRFTAAVHEVSAIASAAGATLLDDPADLTVLFDKRLCHGVLSTAGLAVPDSPTSGGDVPPVHGWADVRALQQSTGLRRIFIKLAHGSSASGVLAVETASGGRVQATTSVERDDLGRLYNSLRVRRYRTEGEVAALVDTLAPDGLHIERWVPKASQDGRTADLRVVVTAGRATHAVVRTSRSPMTNLHLGGTRGDLAAARIAIERAGGDWGGALRLCEEAASAFPGSLRVGVDLLPASDWRSFSIGEVNAFGDLLPGLTGLPGSGAESEDTYGAQITAVRMRCATRSRPTNTADTADEPPAPTTTVSRTTAPRRTRNHRAHA
- a CDS encoding MBL fold metallo-hydrolase; its protein translation is MTGAGSPHSLRARLRTLRPAAFGADPAGARLERIRSSPQYANGVFLNPVGARTRPSGASMVEFAKIYFQKEARVRRAPTARIPLHPTTLADLARPPASGLRITWMGHSTVLAEIDGRRVLFDPVWGERCSPFSFAGPKRLHPVPAPLAALGPVDVVVISHDHYDHLDMPTIKALANTETVFAVPLGVGAHLERWGVAANRLRELDWNESAEVAGLLLTATPARHFCGRGLRNQQHTLWASWAVAGPEHRVYHSGDTGYFPGFKDIGAAHGPFDVTMIQIGAYSEYWPDIHMTPVEGMQAHLDLQGDRPFGMMLPIHWGTFNLAPHAWADPGEGTLAAAAEAGAHLALPRPGEPFEPASASFSAEPWWRAVASVPPGGWEAGSVPAVAPGAASPAQSAQRTATTIGGEHPAQGSGAAPGSPETAPTG
- a CDS encoding STM4015 family protein — encoded protein: MTISSHLHELHGLPVFDFPTASAQAKTELPSVASVAWRVSAEYDGEEWEDAFARFVAAVDTTEVRALVVGLWNEAYDRGPEKIISTLTESADDFPALRALFLGDITYDECEISWIHQGEVASLPEAFPELVEFGVRGGSGLQFSKIRHAKLQSLVVESGGLPVAVVRGIADSDLPALESLDIWLGSSWYGADTAVADLEPFFAGSRLPNLGYLALRNSDIQDQIATAFAGAPVVARLHTLDLSMGTLGDEGAEALLNGQPLTHLRRLDLHHHFLSAPMVERLEATFAGTDVSINLSEAELGETDEDEDDTHRYTSVAE
- a CDS encoding Glu/Leu/Phe/Val dehydrogenase dimerization domain-containing protein, with translation MAAPLLSLTWTDPVTGRRGFLVVDRLVRGVSSGGLRMRPGCTLDEVAELARGMTLKEALHYNPDGRYVPLGGAKGGIDCDPRDPEAYGVLVRYLEATRPYIESFWTTGEDLGLTQDTVDRAAEEAGLVSSVQAVYRLLDDEESARQRLRDAFGIEVDGIGLDELVGGCGVAESVLTALDRANVPYAGTRVCLQGLGTMGGATARFLDRAGLKIVAVADIKGTIANPDGLPVESLLSARDAHGTVDRSVLRAEDRELPGDAWLSVDADVLVPAAISYAIDTGNQAGITARWIVEAANMPVVAAAEELLTRRGVTVLPDVVVNSATNAWWWWTLFGDIEADADQAFSHVRRSMRALVSEVLERAQTDGTTPRAAAHALAADRLPTIARRYG